A region of Kribbella sp. NBC_01245 DNA encodes the following proteins:
- a CDS encoding cupin domain-containing protein, whose product MRTQFRAALAGAAVLTMTFTPVIADATPGRGVTGTIIAKTTVGDTDYTLRRIVIDPGGSTGWHYHDGMLYAAVEGGTLTHSDSTCKPDGIYSKGAVFTEPSDQVHIGRNLGTKPLVLNVLYVLPKGSPLAQDAPNPGCDFQ is encoded by the coding sequence ATGCGTACTCAATTCCGCGCGGCTCTCGCGGGCGCCGCCGTACTCACTATGACGTTCACTCCGGTCATCGCCGACGCGACGCCGGGTCGCGGTGTCACCGGCACCATCATCGCCAAGACCACGGTCGGGGATACCGACTACACGTTGCGGCGGATCGTGATCGACCCGGGCGGCAGTACTGGCTGGCACTACCACGACGGCATGCTGTACGCCGCGGTGGAAGGCGGCACGTTGACCCACAGCGATTCGACCTGCAAGCCCGACGGCATCTACTCGAAGGGTGCGGTCTTCACCGAGCCGAGCGACCAGGTGCACATCGGGCGCAACCTTGGCACGAAACCCCTTGTTTTGAACGTGCTTTACGTGTTGCCGAAGGGCAGTCCGCTGGCTCAGGATGCGCCTAATCCCGGCTGCGATTTCCAGTAG
- a CDS encoding nitroreductase family protein, with amino-acid sequence MEFQDVVRKRRMVRKYDMERAVPAEAVEQILHNAVRAPTAGFSQGWGFLVLDNPEDIARFRTAGTPEDEPENWFSATFEAPLVIVTHSNKSAYLDRYAKADKGKTDRSEAWWPAPYWDIDTGMAALLILQTAVDLGLGACFFGLPVERIPAYREAFGVPEEFHPIGAVTIGYPAEPPRDLSKRRKATDDVIRRGRWTS; translated from the coding sequence ATGGAATTCCAGGACGTGGTTCGCAAGCGGCGGATGGTTCGGAAGTACGACATGGAGCGCGCGGTTCCGGCCGAGGCGGTCGAGCAGATTCTGCATAACGCAGTACGGGCGCCAACCGCCGGATTCTCGCAAGGCTGGGGATTCCTCGTTCTGGACAACCCCGAAGACATCGCGCGTTTCCGCACCGCGGGCACGCCGGAAGACGAGCCGGAGAATTGGTTTTCCGCGACCTTCGAGGCGCCTCTCGTCATCGTGACGCATTCGAACAAGTCGGCCTATCTGGATCGCTATGCCAAAGCGGACAAGGGAAAGACCGATCGCTCCGAGGCGTGGTGGCCGGCGCCGTACTGGGATATCGACACCGGAATGGCGGCGCTGCTGATCCTCCAGACCGCGGTTGATCTCGGGCTCGGCGCCTGCTTCTTCGGGTTGCCCGTCGAGCGCATCCCGGCTTATCGCGAGGCCTTCGGCGTACCCGAGGAATTCCACCCGATCGGCGCGGTGACGATCGGGTATCCGGCCGAGCCGCCGCGCGATTTGTCCAAGCGGCGCAAGGCCACCGACGACGTCATCCGCCGCGGCCGCTGGACGTCCTAA
- a CDS encoding BTAD domain-containing putative transcriptional regulator has product MFVCRVLGPLEVTVDGVAVDLGGALPRRLLAALILAEGQAVPDDRLIDTIWSGRPPAKAEAALQAYVSRLRDALGPAERHRLARAGGGYQLQPGEVDARQFEALVSSGRAAYDEGHPDQALTDLARAIDLWHGEPFVDLTDSDGTTLVEAEVIRLDELREVALEELAAARLAQGDAAGAAAELAQLVKAAPLRERRWELLATAYYREGRQGDALGAIRHARAVLAEELGVDPGPGLIAVERQVLAQDPRLTCSAFVRRPLNSFLGREHEVGVLTEQLAMHRLVTLVGPGGVGKTRLAVEYAAGLIIEGSRSEDGPWIARLADVRADAGTGAEVAIEVAGVVARALGLVAVQDDPTLAVIRAIGDQPALVVLDNCEHVVAAAGDLVSALTAACPRLRILATSREPLDVDGEITLDVMPLPWATDADGNHIGAAVELLVDRVRAVRPDWSPTNADMAQAQRIAAELDGLPLAIELAAARARVRGLAEIADRLADRFAVLPPVPRGSLAPQETLRTAIGWSFDLLSPRDQAFVVRLWPFEGGFDLDAAEAVWPGTDAAPAEVLDSLSSLVTRSVVVADTTVEPTRYLLLESVRAYCREVDPDPAGTLAAHARWVRDRAARSAVAIRDRQAGEYLRLLSRDLPNLRAGVAHDLVHAPETALRTLADLGVFIYREMHHPEAIRLLEGALDKAPNAPLVDRLRLLNTLTAMWYFAGDGDRTRRLVHEVWDQVGRLDDPAGVEAAADYGELFFFLAFGTAVIGELELALEVTDYGLDFCRTHELTPLVVPMGTVRDVALLKDAHRRSDLPGLAEVTERILANGSGGWTRAWGQLAVAEAYLLHPELAEPGVALGILRETLAKFVSQEDQPYVLNVLRLLACTLDRLGREEEAVRLLAAVHHHASRLGFSAPGLRESGRPWVEDGLAEDLDPVRRAEAEAAGRALPWPAMTALPTW; this is encoded by the coding sequence GTGTTCGTCTGCCGCGTGCTGGGGCCGCTGGAGGTGACGGTCGACGGGGTCGCGGTCGACCTCGGCGGCGCGCTGCCCCGGCGGCTGCTCGCCGCGCTGATCCTTGCCGAAGGCCAGGCCGTACCGGATGACCGGCTGATCGACACAATCTGGTCGGGCCGTCCACCGGCCAAGGCTGAGGCTGCACTCCAGGCATACGTCAGCCGCCTGCGCGATGCGCTCGGCCCGGCCGAACGCCACCGGTTGGCCCGGGCCGGCGGCGGTTACCAACTCCAGCCGGGCGAGGTCGATGCGCGGCAGTTCGAGGCGCTCGTCTCTTCAGGACGCGCGGCGTACGACGAGGGGCATCCCGACCAGGCGTTGACCGACCTGGCCAGGGCGATCGACCTTTGGCACGGCGAGCCTTTCGTCGATCTGACCGACAGCGACGGTACGACGTTGGTCGAGGCCGAGGTGATTCGGCTGGACGAGCTGCGCGAGGTCGCACTAGAGGAGCTGGCGGCCGCCCGGCTGGCGCAGGGTGATGCCGCGGGCGCGGCCGCCGAGTTGGCCCAGCTCGTGAAGGCGGCACCACTTCGGGAACGGCGCTGGGAGCTGTTGGCAACGGCCTACTACCGCGAGGGCCGGCAAGGCGATGCGCTCGGTGCGATTCGCCACGCGCGAGCCGTCTTGGCGGAGGAGCTCGGCGTTGATCCTGGACCGGGTCTGATCGCGGTGGAGAGGCAAGTACTCGCGCAGGACCCACGGCTGACCTGCAGCGCGTTCGTCCGGCGGCCGTTGAACTCCTTCCTCGGCCGGGAGCACGAGGTCGGCGTACTCACGGAACAACTCGCCATGCATCGGCTGGTCACTCTGGTCGGACCGGGTGGGGTAGGTAAGACGCGGCTGGCCGTCGAGTACGCGGCGGGCCTCATCATCGAAGGCTCGAGGTCCGAAGACGGTCCGTGGATCGCCCGCCTCGCCGACGTCCGCGCCGACGCTGGCACCGGCGCTGAGGTCGCCATCGAGGTCGCGGGGGTGGTGGCGCGGGCGCTTGGGCTGGTCGCCGTCCAGGACGATCCGACGCTGGCGGTGATACGAGCTATCGGCGATCAACCCGCACTGGTCGTCCTCGACAACTGCGAGCACGTCGTCGCGGCCGCGGGCGACCTCGTCAGCGCCCTCACCGCGGCCTGTCCGCGCCTTCGCATCCTCGCCACCAGCCGGGAACCGCTCGACGTCGACGGTGAGATCACCCTCGACGTGATGCCGTTGCCCTGGGCAACCGATGCCGACGGCAATCACATTGGCGCCGCCGTGGAGTTGCTCGTCGACCGGGTACGCGCGGTCCGGCCGGACTGGTCACCGACCAACGCTGACATGGCGCAAGCGCAACGGATCGCGGCCGAGCTGGACGGCCTGCCGCTGGCGATCGAGCTGGCGGCGGCGCGAGCGCGCGTACGCGGGCTGGCGGAGATCGCGGATCGCCTCGCGGACCGGTTCGCCGTACTGCCGCCGGTCCCACGCGGTTCGCTCGCTCCGCAGGAGACGCTGCGAACGGCCATCGGCTGGAGTTTCGATCTACTCTCGCCCCGCGACCAGGCGTTCGTCGTACGACTCTGGCCGTTCGAAGGCGGTTTCGACCTCGATGCCGCCGAAGCCGTTTGGCCGGGGACTGACGCGGCGCCGGCCGAGGTGCTCGATTCGCTGTCGTCGTTGGTGACGCGGTCGGTCGTGGTCGCGGATACGACTGTCGAGCCGACGCGGTATCTGCTGCTGGAGAGCGTCCGGGCCTACTGCCGCGAGGTCGATCCCGATCCGGCCGGCACGTTGGCGGCGCACGCGCGATGGGTGCGGGATCGGGCCGCGCGATCGGCGGTGGCGATTCGCGATCGCCAGGCCGGCGAGTACCTGCGTCTGCTCAGCCGGGACCTGCCGAATCTGCGCGCCGGCGTTGCGCACGACCTCGTCCATGCGCCGGAAACGGCGTTGCGAACGCTCGCCGATCTCGGGGTCTTCATCTACCGAGAGATGCACCACCCGGAGGCGATTCGGCTGCTGGAGGGTGCGCTCGACAAGGCACCGAATGCGCCGCTGGTGGACCGGCTGAGGCTGCTCAACACCCTGACCGCAATGTGGTACTTCGCGGGCGATGGCGACCGCACCCGCCGACTGGTGCACGAGGTCTGGGACCAGGTCGGTCGGCTCGATGACCCGGCGGGGGTCGAGGCCGCGGCGGATTATGGCGAGCTGTTCTTCTTCCTCGCATTCGGTACGGCGGTGATCGGCGAGCTCGAGCTGGCGCTAGAGGTCACCGACTACGGCCTCGACTTCTGCCGTACGCATGAGCTGACGCCGCTGGTCGTACCGATGGGAACCGTGCGGGATGTCGCGCTGCTGAAGGACGCGCACCGCCGTTCGGACCTGCCCGGCCTAGCAGAGGTGACCGAGCGGATCCTGGCGAATGGTAGTGGCGGCTGGACCCGGGCCTGGGGGCAGCTCGCCGTCGCGGAGGCGTACCTGCTCCATCCCGAGCTGGCCGAACCCGGCGTCGCGCTGGGGATTTTGCGCGAGACGCTCGCGAAATTCGTATCCCAGGAGGACCAGCCGTACGTCCTCAACGTGTTGCGGTTGCTCGCGTGCACGCTGGATCGCCTCGGCCGCGAAGAGGAGGCCGTACGTCTGCTCGCCGCGGTCCACCATCACGCGAGCCGCCTCGGTTTCAGCGCTCCCGGGCTGCGCGAATCGGGACGCCCCTGGGTGGAAGACGGTCTTGCGGAAGACCTCGACCCTGTACGTCGCGCAGAGGCCGAAGCGGCCGGGCGCGCGCTGCCCTGGCCGGCGATGACCGCCCTGCCCACGTGGTGA